One Oreochromis niloticus isolate F11D_XX linkage group LG16, O_niloticus_UMD_NMBU, whole genome shotgun sequence genomic window carries:
- the cobll1b gene encoding cordon-bleu protein-like 1b isoform X4 translates to MEVGSCLENQLHSWVSTKSKAPSPPGLKRLESPGFSQRYPGNPHLKMDQKENLIDKELSLTVVLPGGVEKTAIVHGSEPLMDLLVTLCAKYRLNPSSHTLELVTSNKNNIKLKPNALIGTLDAEKIILKPKGEDKNKKTGPQMPEATVRMVINYKKTQKTILRVNPRVPLAELLPAICEKCEFDIETTILLKDVQSMTPLNLSNSLNDYAIREVYARDTQAQPATPVCPGSPTYAGRVTPGKDKTQKEKENKGLFGVFRKSKKKSDQPTTASAPASPVLVSKPRPLSMALPSSNSSPLGSPTISTDAPKKRRAPQPPIRVSQSCTSDPRTRQRLYSEPNVRLDGDQVCGLSRGSSAESSLKRTKRKAPPPPTSPSAVAQEPVSPDENVQAGDAAHRLEEIREQEEMTASVMSATASNTQGVDDSLNTSSDVSLHSPSPDVEIQSTMSVEDQSPDLSSDSNQQQSTVNDSVTQTVRKTDVTDSSEPADTNCVPLQVENSICQESATHSVETECSTTTSSLPPPVMQDAETQASVQANAESLRENSVATSTSCSTGEDAQVQSNFTQLPAPPPEHVDEDSSPSIAPVCESPGKKDMATLTEDLGPPELEQALPPTSETSLRQDSTPSAPVTAKVPPMYATDSEPKPKPSNELTRDYIPKVGMTTYTIVPQKSQEKLRYFEVALTLETPTEASQQVLNTGSAHSDESTRQMEQEVSKEKSEPHSTLHREDGLPNTATNQHTVNGGIPESTHLSSPTSLCNTDKVSSSVGASPAGSPAEVKEMKIPPATKPKPASFRFSQHKKTPGHYVTSAAEKSLGANSSSGLREVQGSAERANLPPPPLPPPVQCDEETTGATNIQLSPKQVDKNVPLMRMGRQSSLPAREPSTGLTLEKFRSFAAPRPYAPATPSRFAQAVSSAVKRSHSVTYRPKPPLSPVLPPVSPTPSLSSVTESKQLSKLKDCEHSEVDSNGSTLQSEEGEPPSNSDNVQTGESGP, encoded by the exons CGAACCCCTAATGGATCTCCTGGTGACACTTTGTGCAAAGTATCGCTTGAACCCCTCAAGTCACACTTTAGAACTGGTTACTTCCAACAAGAACAACATCAAGCTCAAACCCAATGCCCTCATAGGAACTTTAGATGCAGAGAAGATCATACTTAAACCTAAAGGGGAGGATAAAAATAAGAAGACAGGTCCTCAGATGCCCGAG GCAACTGTTCGGATGGTGATAAACTACAAAAAGACCCAGAAAACTATATTGCGAGTAAATCCTCGAGTCCCCCTTGCTGAACTCTTACCAGCAATCTGTGAGAAATGCGAATTTGACATAGAGACAACAATCCTGTTGAAAGATGTCCAATCAATGACCCCTTTAAACTTGTCCAATTCTCTTAATGATTATGCAATACGGGAGGTTTATGCAAGAGACACACAAG CACAACCTGCTACGCCTGTGTGTCCAGGCTCACCGACTTATGCAG GAAGAGTCACACCGGGCAAAGATAAAactcaaaaagaaaaggaaaataaaggcCTCTTTGGAGTGTtcagaaaaagcaagaaaaaatcTGACCAG CCAACGACAGCCAGTGCCCCAGCTTCTCCTGTTCTCGTGAGCAAGCCTCGACCACTCAGTATGGCCTTGCCCAGCTCCAACTCGTCTCCGCTCGGCTCTCCGACAATCTCGACCGATGCGCCAAAGAAGAGGCGTGCACCCCAGCCTCCGATCCGTGTATCTCAAAGCTGCACCTCTGACCCTAGGACTCGCCAGAGGCTCTACTCTGAACCGAATGTTCGACTGGACGGTGATCAG gTGTGTGGTCTGAGTCGTGGGTCGTCAGCAGAGTCTTCACTGAAGAGAACCAAACGCAAAGCGCCTCCTCCTCCTACATCTCCAAGTGCAGTTGCTCAAGAACCTGTTTCTCCAGATGAAAATGTGCAAG CAGGTGATGCTGCTCACAGACTGGAAGAAATAAGGGAGCAAGAGGAGATGACTGCATCTGTAATGTCTGCAACTGCTAGTAATACGCAAGGAGTAGACGACAGCCTCAACACGTCATCTGATGTTTCACTGCATTCCCCTTCCCCAGATGTTGAGATACAGAGCACGATGTCAGTGGAAGATCAGTCCCCTGATCTGTCTTCGGATAGCAA TCAACAGCAGAGCACAGTGAATGATTCTGTAACTCAGACTGTGAGGAAAACTGATGTCACAGACTCATCTGAACCGGCAGATACTA ATTGTGTCCCACTTCAGGTTGAAAATTCCATCTGTCAGGAGTCTGCAACTCACAGTGTTGAAACCGAATGCAGTACTACAACTAGCAGCCTCCCTCCGCCTGTAATGCAGGATGCGGAGACACAGGCCTCTGTTCAAGCAAACGCTGAAAGCCTCAGGGAGAATTCAGTGGCCACCAGCACATCATGCTCCACTGGAGAGGATGCTCAAGTGCAATCAAATTTCACACAGCTCCCCGCGCCCCCGCCAGAACACGTGGACGAAGATTCCTCACCATCAATTGCCCCCGTCTGTGAATCACCTGGGAAGAAAGATATGGCCACTTTGACGGAGGATCTGGGACCTCCTGAGCTTGAGCAAGCCTTACCCCCCACGTCGGAGACCTCATTACGCCAAGATTCAACACCAAGTGCCCCCGTCACAGCAAAAGTGCCACCTATGTATGCCACAGACTCTGAGCCAAAGCCTAAGCCTTCCAACGAACTTACAAGGGACTACATCCCCAAGGTGGGGATGACAACGTATACTATCGTGCCTCAGAAATCTCAGGAGAAACTGAGATATTTTGAAGTTGCATTGACACTGGAGACGCCTACTGAAGCCTCACAACAGGTACTCAATACTGGTTCTGCTCATTCAGATGAGAGCACAAGACAGATGGAACAGGAAGTCTCAAAGGAAAAAAGTGAGCCGCATTCTACTTTACACAGGGAAGATGGACTGCCTAACACTGCTACTAATCAACACACTGTTAATGGAGGTATACCTGAATCTACTCATTTGTCATCACCGACAAGTTTATGTAACACAGACAAGGTGTCATCCTCAGTTGGGGCATCTCCAGCTGGGTCCCCAGCAGAGGTCAAGGAAATGAAAATTCCACCTGCAACGAAACCTAAGCCTGCTTCTTTCCGCTTCTCACAGCACAAAAAAACACCTGGTCATTATGTAACTTCAGCAGCAGAGAAGAGTCTTGGCGCCAACTCTAGCTCTGGCCTGAGGGAAGTTCAAGGAAGTGCAGAAAGAGCAAACTTACcaccccctcctcttcctcctcctgtgcAGTGTGACGAGGAAACAACAGGGGCCACTAATATTCAGCTGAGCCCTAAACAGGTCGACAAGAATGTGCCCCTCATGAGAATGGGAAGGCAAAGTAGTCTGCCAGCTAGAGAGCCAAGCACTGGGCTAACCTTGGAAAAATTTCGAAGCTTTGCAGCACCCAGGCCTTATGCTCCTGCCACCCCATCCCGCTTTGCTCAGGCAGTGTCCTCGGCTGTGAAAAGGAGTCATTCTGTTACCTATCGGCCAAAGCCGCCTCTCTCACCTGTGTTACCACCTGTCTCTCCAACTCCAAGTCTCTCATCTGTCACCGAGTCAAAGCAGTTATCTAAACTCAAG GACTGTGAACATAGCGAGGTGGATAGCAATGGCTCTACCTTACAGAGCGAAGAAGGTGAACCGCCATCTAATAGTGACAATGTTCAAACGGGAGAGTCCGGTCCATAG
- the cobll1b gene encoding cordon-bleu protein-like 1b isoform X5, with amino-acid sequence MDQKENLIDKELSLTVVLPGGVEKTAIVHGSEPLMDLLVTLCAKYRLNPSSHTLELVTSNKNNIKLKPNALIGTLDAEKIILKPKGEDKNKKTGPQMPEATVRMVINYKKTQKTILRVNPRVPLAELLPAICEKCEFDIETTILLKDVQSMTPLNLSNSLNDYAIREVYARDTQAQPATPVCPGSPTYAGRVTPGKDKTQKEKENKGLFGVFRKSKKKSDQPTTASAPASPVLVSKPRPLSMALPSSNSSPLGSPTISTDAPKKRRAPQPPIRVSQSCTSDPRTRQRLYSEPNVRLDGDQVCGLSRGSSAESSLKRTKRKAPPPPTSPSAVAQEPVSPDENVQAGDAAHRLEEIREQEEMTASVMSATASNTQGVDDSLNTSSDVSLHSPSPDVEIQSTMSVEDQSPDLSSDSNQQQSTVNDSVTQTVRKTDVTDSSEPADTNCVPLQVENSICQESATHSVETECSTTTSSLPPPVMQDAETQASVQANAESLRENSVATSTSCSTGEDAQVQSNFTQLPAPPPEHVDEDSSPSIAPVCESPGKKDMATLTEDLGPPELEQALPPTSETSLRQDSTPSAPVTAKVPPMYATDSEPKPKPSNELTRDYIPKVGMTTYTIVPQKSQEKLRYFEVALTLETPTEASQQVLNTGSAHSDESTRQMEQEVSKEKSEPHSTLHREDGLPNTATNQHTVNGGIPESTHLSSPTSLCNTDKVSSSVGASPAGSPAEVKEMKIPPATKPKPASFRFSQHKKTPGHYVTSAAEKSLGANSSSGLREVQGSAERANLPPPPLPPPVQCDEETTGATNIQLSPKQVDKNVPLMRMGRQSSLPAREPSTGLTLEKFRSFAAPRPYAPATPSRFAQAVSSAVKRSHSVTYRPKPPLSPVLPPVSPTPSLSSVTESKQLSKLKDCEHSEVDSNGSTLQSEEGEPPSNSDNVQTGESGP; translated from the exons CGAACCCCTAATGGATCTCCTGGTGACACTTTGTGCAAAGTATCGCTTGAACCCCTCAAGTCACACTTTAGAACTGGTTACTTCCAACAAGAACAACATCAAGCTCAAACCCAATGCCCTCATAGGAACTTTAGATGCAGAGAAGATCATACTTAAACCTAAAGGGGAGGATAAAAATAAGAAGACAGGTCCTCAGATGCCCGAG GCAACTGTTCGGATGGTGATAAACTACAAAAAGACCCAGAAAACTATATTGCGAGTAAATCCTCGAGTCCCCCTTGCTGAACTCTTACCAGCAATCTGTGAGAAATGCGAATTTGACATAGAGACAACAATCCTGTTGAAAGATGTCCAATCAATGACCCCTTTAAACTTGTCCAATTCTCTTAATGATTATGCAATACGGGAGGTTTATGCAAGAGACACACAAG CACAACCTGCTACGCCTGTGTGTCCAGGCTCACCGACTTATGCAG GAAGAGTCACACCGGGCAAAGATAAAactcaaaaagaaaaggaaaataaaggcCTCTTTGGAGTGTtcagaaaaagcaagaaaaaatcTGACCAG CCAACGACAGCCAGTGCCCCAGCTTCTCCTGTTCTCGTGAGCAAGCCTCGACCACTCAGTATGGCCTTGCCCAGCTCCAACTCGTCTCCGCTCGGCTCTCCGACAATCTCGACCGATGCGCCAAAGAAGAGGCGTGCACCCCAGCCTCCGATCCGTGTATCTCAAAGCTGCACCTCTGACCCTAGGACTCGCCAGAGGCTCTACTCTGAACCGAATGTTCGACTGGACGGTGATCAG gTGTGTGGTCTGAGTCGTGGGTCGTCAGCAGAGTCTTCACTGAAGAGAACCAAACGCAAAGCGCCTCCTCCTCCTACATCTCCAAGTGCAGTTGCTCAAGAACCTGTTTCTCCAGATGAAAATGTGCAAG CAGGTGATGCTGCTCACAGACTGGAAGAAATAAGGGAGCAAGAGGAGATGACTGCATCTGTAATGTCTGCAACTGCTAGTAATACGCAAGGAGTAGACGACAGCCTCAACACGTCATCTGATGTTTCACTGCATTCCCCTTCCCCAGATGTTGAGATACAGAGCACGATGTCAGTGGAAGATCAGTCCCCTGATCTGTCTTCGGATAGCAA TCAACAGCAGAGCACAGTGAATGATTCTGTAACTCAGACTGTGAGGAAAACTGATGTCACAGACTCATCTGAACCGGCAGATACTA ATTGTGTCCCACTTCAGGTTGAAAATTCCATCTGTCAGGAGTCTGCAACTCACAGTGTTGAAACCGAATGCAGTACTACAACTAGCAGCCTCCCTCCGCCTGTAATGCAGGATGCGGAGACACAGGCCTCTGTTCAAGCAAACGCTGAAAGCCTCAGGGAGAATTCAGTGGCCACCAGCACATCATGCTCCACTGGAGAGGATGCTCAAGTGCAATCAAATTTCACACAGCTCCCCGCGCCCCCGCCAGAACACGTGGACGAAGATTCCTCACCATCAATTGCCCCCGTCTGTGAATCACCTGGGAAGAAAGATATGGCCACTTTGACGGAGGATCTGGGACCTCCTGAGCTTGAGCAAGCCTTACCCCCCACGTCGGAGACCTCATTACGCCAAGATTCAACACCAAGTGCCCCCGTCACAGCAAAAGTGCCACCTATGTATGCCACAGACTCTGAGCCAAAGCCTAAGCCTTCCAACGAACTTACAAGGGACTACATCCCCAAGGTGGGGATGACAACGTATACTATCGTGCCTCAGAAATCTCAGGAGAAACTGAGATATTTTGAAGTTGCATTGACACTGGAGACGCCTACTGAAGCCTCACAACAGGTACTCAATACTGGTTCTGCTCATTCAGATGAGAGCACAAGACAGATGGAACAGGAAGTCTCAAAGGAAAAAAGTGAGCCGCATTCTACTTTACACAGGGAAGATGGACTGCCTAACACTGCTACTAATCAACACACTGTTAATGGAGGTATACCTGAATCTACTCATTTGTCATCACCGACAAGTTTATGTAACACAGACAAGGTGTCATCCTCAGTTGGGGCATCTCCAGCTGGGTCCCCAGCAGAGGTCAAGGAAATGAAAATTCCACCTGCAACGAAACCTAAGCCTGCTTCTTTCCGCTTCTCACAGCACAAAAAAACACCTGGTCATTATGTAACTTCAGCAGCAGAGAAGAGTCTTGGCGCCAACTCTAGCTCTGGCCTGAGGGAAGTTCAAGGAAGTGCAGAAAGAGCAAACTTACcaccccctcctcttcctcctcctgtgcAGTGTGACGAGGAAACAACAGGGGCCACTAATATTCAGCTGAGCCCTAAACAGGTCGACAAGAATGTGCCCCTCATGAGAATGGGAAGGCAAAGTAGTCTGCCAGCTAGAGAGCCAAGCACTGGGCTAACCTTGGAAAAATTTCGAAGCTTTGCAGCACCCAGGCCTTATGCTCCTGCCACCCCATCCCGCTTTGCTCAGGCAGTGTCCTCGGCTGTGAAAAGGAGTCATTCTGTTACCTATCGGCCAAAGCCGCCTCTCTCACCTGTGTTACCACCTGTCTCTCCAACTCCAAGTCTCTCATCTGTCACCGAGTCAAAGCAGTTATCTAAACTCAAG GACTGTGAACATAGCGAGGTGGATAGCAATGGCTCTACCTTACAGAGCGAAGAAGGTGAACCGCCATCTAATAGTGACAATGTTCAAACGGGAGAGTCCGGTCCATAG